The following nucleotide sequence is from Candidatus Omnitrophota bacterium.
TTGCAACATATAATGTTTTAGAAGTATATGGGCTTCAGCGTAATTGTAAGGAAAAGGGTTATTTCGTAATTGCCGGAGGCAATCATCCTTCCATTATGCCAGAAGAATGCTTAAGAAATGGAGCAGATTTGGTTTTTCGTGGCGAATCGGAAACGGGTATTGATAGTTTTTGTGATTGGTATGTTTTCGGTAAAGATATGTCAAAGAGGAGTCAGATTCCCGGAGTGTCCTATATTGATGATTCAGGAATGTTGGTTAATAACAAGAAAGAGCTGCGCATTAAGAATCTAGATGAGTTAGGTGAAATAGATTTTTCTTCGATAGAGCTTGATAAGTTCCGGGTCAGTGATGGTTCTGTAAAAGGATTGAATGTAATCAGCTGCGGAAGAGGGTGCCCGTTTAAATGTTCTTATTGTTCTCACAGAGATTGGTATGAATATTCAAAAAGAAGCGCCGATAGCATAATCGATGAGATGGTTAAAAGGAATAATCTTTATGGGATTAAAACCTTTTGGTTATCTGATGAAACATTCACTGTTGACAGAGGTCATATATATGATTTTTGTAAGAAATTCCGTCAAGAAAACTTGCCATTTAAATGGATGGTTGGGACAAGGGCAAATTCTGTAGATGAAAAATTGCTTTTGACAATGAAAGAGTCCGGCTTAGGACAGATTACGTATGGGATAGAAAGCGCTGATCCCGAAACATTGTTAAAAATAAACAAAGGTTATACAGTTGAGCAGGCTTATGAAATAGTTAATCTTACGGGTAGGCTAGGGATTCCTATGTACATAAACCTTATGACTGGATTCCCATGGGAGACTGTTGTTAGTGTTGAAAACAATATCCGATTTATTAAAGAGGTTGATAAGTATGTTTATTGTTTTCAGCTTTATGGAGCAGTGATACCTTATCCCGATACCCCTATTTATGAAAATTATCATAAGGAATTTGGTTTTACTGAGTTTTGGTTAAACCCGAGATATCAAAATGCTGGGATGGTAATTTATCAGAATGTGCCTAATCCATATAAGATGAGTACTTATTTTCAGCGTAATTTATATGATGATACTTATGTGGCAGAGGATTATTTTTTTAAGTTTAAACCAGAATACAAAAATGCCGTAACAAAGATGGGATTTTTGATTGGATGGAAATCAATTCAGGCTCAAACGGATTCGTTGGTTAGGCAGTATGGAAAGTATCTAGCCGGGTATTTTTCACGCAGGTTATATGATTTAGACCATAATTTAGAGAAGAAGTTAGTTGGTTCATTGATAAAAGTTAACAAGGTTCATGAAAATCGCCTAACCGGAAAATTTATTAAGAAATGAAAAAAATCTCAAAAAAATCTGTTTTATTAGTTTGTAAGGATACCGGTGCAGCGAACGCTTTTTCCAGCTTGGTAAAGGAGTGGAAAGATTATGATATTGAATTATATAGTATCTGTATAGGTTATGCGGCTAATGTTTTTAAAAAAAATGGATTATCTATAACATATGCTTTTGAGAAAGATATGCGGCAGGAAGATGTGTCTATGGTTATGGATTCTGTGAAGCCTGCAAGCGTATTAATTGGGACAAGTTTTGATTCAATGACTGAAAGATGGTGTTGTGTTGAAGCAAAAAAACGTAATATCTTCAGTCTTGGTTTTGTTGATTGGTGGTCGAGTTTCGGTTTAAGATTTTCGACTCCGCAAACAAACGATTTAATGTATTTGCCAGATATGATTGCAGTTGTAGATGAAGATGCTCTTTTGGGTTGTGTAGATTGCGGTATTCCGGAAGGTATATTAAAGATAACCGGAAATCCATACTGGGATTATCTTCTTCGGGCTAAAGAAACTCTATGTTGTTTACGGCAAGATTTGCGTAAAACGATAAACGTTGCAGATAGTAGCATTCTAGCTATAGTTTATTCCAGCTATTTAAGTAAGTTTAACCTTGGTTTAGGTTATAATGAGAATGACTTTTGGGGTGCCGTAACCCCGTTGCCCTGCAAAAATAAAGCAGGTGTTCCTGTAAAATGGTTGTTGAAACTGCATCCTAAAGAAGTCAATTCTACAGCTTCATGCTTATTGAAGAGTAAGTTGTATGATATTTGTATTGCAGATAAGTTGACAGCAATAGAGCTTGGGCTTATTGCAGATTTTACCATAGGTATGTGCTCAACCGCTTTGTTTGAATGTGCATTGCTTGGGAAAAAAGTAATTTCTGTTCAACCTGGGCTTGATAGGAAACTATCTCGTTTTATGAGGATTTTTGAACATTTGAAAATACCCGTTGTCACGGAGCGCGCAGAGACTAAGGATCGTCTTGAAATGTTTATCAATGATGAGATGCCGTCTCCTGATTTGAATTATCTTCCAATGTCTATTAAGGGCGGGCGTTCCGCAGTTATCTTAAGAAACTTGTTATTAAATAGAGGATGAAAAATATGTATAAAATAATCAAAGATAAAAAATATGGCTATGCTAGAATTAGCCCACTTCCTTCGGAAAAAGAAGTGGAGGAATATTATAAAAAAGAATTTTATGCGAAATACGGATCTTTCAATGATTCAGAACTTAAGGTCCAGAAGGAAGAGAAGAAATTCTTTGATAGCAGGTGGGAAGATATAAAGAGAAGATGCATAGATTATTTTGGTTCGATAAAAGGCAGGTCTTTATTTGATGTAGGGTGCGGTTACTCACAGGCGCTTTTATATTTTAAAAAGAATGGGTTAGCGGTGAGTGGGCTCGAGCCTTCTACTGAAGGTGCTACATATGCAAAAAAGATAGGGTTAGATGTTTATCAATCGCGTATAGAAGATTTTTCTTGTATTTATGGGAAGCGTTTCGATATAGTCTTAATGATTAATGTTTTGGAGCATTTACGAAACGCGGCAGAGATATTGATACAGTTGAGAAAAGATGTTTTGAAAAAGAAAGGTATTTTGGTCATAGATGTTGCGAATGAGTATAATGATTTCCAGGTTGTAGCCGATAAGGAATATAAGCTAAAGAGCTGGTGGTTTTGCCCGCCAAATCACATTAATTATTTTAGTCATAGTTCATTATGTAAGACTCTAGAACTATGTGGTTATAAGGTAGTTGTATCCGAGGCAAGTTTTCCTATAGAATTATTCCTTTTATTGGGGGATATATATGTTGGAAATCCTACTTTGGGTAAAATTTGTCATGAAAAACGCGTCAGATTCGAATACTTGATGAAAAAGCATGGTAAAGGCAGGAAATTACAGGTTTTTTATGAAGCTTTAGCTAAGCTTGATTTGGGTAGGCAGATTGTTGTTTATGCAACACCTCGATAATATAAAAATAAAAAGGAGAGTATTTTGGAATTCACAGCACTTAACCGTTATTACAAAATCAAGAACGGAAACATTCTTCCGTTTTCAGAACTGCGTAAATTGCGGCCTTTATTGGTTGGGCAGGATCTAAAAATTGTTAATGATAAGGAAAATATTGCTTATGCTGAGCAACTGGCAAAAAGAGGCATGGAGGTTGTTCCCATAAGAAAGAATCCTATATTTCCGGGTTTTCTGAAGCGCGAAGATTTCCCGCGAAGGGTTATAATGGAAATGACCAGTAGATGTAATTTTTTATGCAGGATGTGTCCGCAACAGAATTTAAAACGTCCACGAATGGACATGCCCGGTGAGAAATATAGAAGAATTATTGATGAGATTGATGTGTATGGTATTGAGGGTTTGTGGCTTTATCATCTTGGTGAAGCTTTGTTGCATCCGGAGTTTTGTGAAAACATAAAACATATAAATAAGAAAAATAATTTAGGCGTCATATGGATGAGTACAAACGGCCGTAATTTTACTGAAGAGTATATAAAACTAGTTTTAGATTCAAATATAGATTTTATAAATTATTCAGCTCATGCGGTTACAGAAAGAACCTATAATACGGTTGCGCCTGAAGGAAATTTTAGTTTTGTCCAAGATAATTTGGAGAATTTATATCGATTAAAAGGTTTATCTAAAGAACCTAAAAAGCCATTCTTGCATGTTCAGATGATTGAACAGGAGACTACTAAGCATGAAGTAGATGATTTTATAAAAAAACATTATTTACGGGCAGAAATCGTAAGTGTAAACATGTTGGAGTATGCAAATATGCCTAATAATGTTTTTGGGGCTCAGCAAAGGAATCGAGCTCCTCTTTCTTCGTGCGTGAGGGTTTCGCGTAATGATTGTTTTGTTTTTTCGAATGGGGAAGTAACATTATGTGATTTTGCATATAATGGCGAACTTAGCTTAGGGAATATTAATGAAGAAACGCTATATCAAATCTGGAATGGTGATAGGCGGAAATTTATTCTTAATTTAAACGAGAAGAAGAAAATGAGTAACTTTGAATTTTGCAGCCGATGTACCGATTACGACATTTAATACTGAAATTATTTTAGAATGAAAAGAATATTGATAAGGGTTGATGCTGATGAATATATTGGGATGGGGCATTTTATGCGTTCTTTAGCTCTTGCGCAGGAATGTAAGAGAGTTGGGTATCAGCCGGTATTTGTTATGTCTAAGAAGTGTACGCAAGCAGAGCTGATTCTTGAGGATGAGGGCATGCGGATTAAATATCTTAATGCTGGCATAGGTTCTGTCAATGATGCAAGAAAGGTAGTTTGTCTTGCCGAGGCATTAAGTGCTGGATGGATAGTGCTTGACGGGTATTGCTTTGGAGCAGAATATCAGAAAACATTAAAAAAAGCAGGTTTGTATCTATTATGTATAGATGATTATGGGCATGCTTCTAATTATTATGCGGATATCATAGTTAACCAGAATTTGACAGCTTCAGAGAAATTTTATTGTAAGCGCAAACCATATTCAAAATTACTTCTAGGCACTCGTTACGTACTTTTGCGGAGTGATTTCTTATCTTGGAAAAGCCATAAGCGCGTCATCCGTACAACTGCGAACCGGTTACTGGTAACTATGGGTGGAAGTGATCCTAGGAATTCTACAACTAAAGTTATTAAAGCACTTTTGAGGCTAAAAACCTCTATGCTTAAGGTAAAAGTGGTTGTTGGTGCTTTAAATCCGAACTATGACAAGCTTAGTAGATTAGCAGTCAACAAAATTATGCCATTAGAAATTATTAGAGATTCTCGTAATATGCCACAACTTATGGCTTGGGCTGATATTGCTATTTCAGCCGCAGGGAGTACTTGTTGGGAGCTAGCGTTTATGAAATTACCAGCGGTAGTTATTGTTACAGCTGGGAATCAGAAAAAGAATGCTGAGAAGTTAGGTTATGAGGATGTCGCAATAAATCTTGGTGAAGAATATAAGGTGGCGATAGGCGATATTAGCAGTTCTGTTGAAGCTCTTATGAATAGTTATTCAAGAAGAAAGAAGATGCTTATGAAAGGAAGAAGTTTGGTAGGTGGCGATGGTGCTAAAAAAGTTGTAAAAGAAATGCTTAGTTTGGTAATTAAAACAACGTTAATGGTATGAAGAAAAAGAGATATAGGTGTATTTTTCTTGGTTATCTTTGGAAATTAGCTAGGGTAATCCATAATTCTAATTTTGTAGATCTTTTGGCTGTTGGTATAGAGCCTCAACGTAAGGCAAGCTCTGATGCGATTAGTTATTGTAATCGTTATGGTTTGCCATGGTTTGATGCCAGGAATATCCGGGAGAATACACAATTCAGGCAGTATTTGTTGAGCGGGGTTGATTTTATTGTAGTTGGTGCATTCGGGCAAATTCTCGATCGCAATATTTTAGAATCTCCAAGGTACGGAGTATTGAATATTCACCCTTCGTTATTGCCTGCTTATCGCGGAGGATCTCCTATTGAGCAGCAGATTATTGCTGGCGAACGTAAGGGAGGGGTGACTTTGCATTGGCTGGCGGAGGAAATTGATGCTGGCCCGATAGTTACGGCCAAAGAGGTAATTATTAGGCAGAATGATGATTATCAAATGGTCTTAGACCGTTCGATAAAAGCTGCAGAGAAATTAATGCGTAGTCTTTTAGGCAAACCGATTGAATCTTGGCCTAGAGTTAAGTATCAAGTTAGTAAACCGCTTCAGGCTCTTCGTACTTCTGATGATTGTGTTATTGATTGGAGTCAGGATGCCGTCAGTATAAATCGCCTTGTGCTTGCAGAAGGTTGGAAAGGTTGTGTTCGGACAGAGCTTAAGGGTGGAAATTTAGTAATTTTTAAGGCGAAAGCAGAAAATCCTTTGGGATTAAAGAAGGTTAGCCCTGGTACTGTGCTTGAGGTGGTGCCAAGTCCTTTAATAGCAACTGGTAAGGGAACTTTAAGACTTCTTAAGTGGGATGTTGCTTTGGGTATAAGAAGGGGGCAGGTATTGCCTTCGAGTATGAAAAAAATTAAGGGATCTGTTTAATGAACATTGCAATGATGCAGCCTTCTTTTATCCCGTGGCAAGGCTATTTTGAATTAATCTATAAATCCGATATCTTTGTGTTTCTCGATGATTTTCAATTCTCCGTACAGAGTTATCATCAGAGGAATAGATTGTTTTTGACTAAAGATAAGATAGGTTGGTATACGGTTCCTGTAAAAAAGAAAGTTTCATTTAAGTCGCCTTTAAACAAAACTGTTATTGATGATAGTCCGTATTGGCGCGATAAAATCTTAAAACGTCTTCAGAACAACTATTCTGCTGCCGAACATTATGGTGAATTCTACCCGCAAATAGAAAGATGGCTACATTCAGAATTTACTTCACTTGGAGATATGAATATAGCTTTTATTAAGTTTATTTGCGATATTATTGGATTTAAGCGCGATTTTCGTTTTAGTTCAGATTATCCATCAGAATTTGAACGATCAAGTCGTGTTTTGCAGCTACTAAGAGAATTCAAGGCTACTACTTATTTTAGCGCTCAAGGATCATTTGTTTACATGAGAGAAGATAATGTATTCCCTGTTAAAGATATCAAATTATTATTCCAGAATTTTAAACCTTCCTCTTATAAACAAATTTGTTCAACGGATTGTTTTTTCCCTTCTCTATCGGTACTGGATGCTCTTTTTAACATTGGTCCTAAGAAGATGCGGAAATATATTGAATCTGGGACTGATAAATGGCTGTCTTGGGAAGATATGGTTGCGTTGAACGCCGTTAACTACTACAAACCTTCTGAAAAATAAAGTAGTTTATTTCTTTTTGATAGGAGCAAAACGTTATGAAAAAACAATCGGTATTTATAGTTGCAGAAATATCGGCTAATCATGGACAGAATTTTAAAAGAGCTGTTGCTTTAATAAAGAAAGCAAAAGAATGTGGAGCCGA
It contains:
- a CDS encoding class I SAM-dependent methyltransferase, producing MYKIIKDKKYGYARISPLPSEKEVEEYYKKEFYAKYGSFNDSELKVQKEEKKFFDSRWEDIKRRCIDYFGSIKGRSLFDVGCGYSQALLYFKKNGLAVSGLEPSTEGATYAKKIGLDVYQSRIEDFSCIYGKRFDIVLMINVLEHLRNAAEILIQLRKDVLKKKGILVIDVANEYNDFQVVADKEYKLKSWWFCPPNHINYFSHSSLCKTLELCGYKVVVSEASFPIELFLLLGDIYVGNPTLGKICHEKRVRFEYLMKKHGKGRKLQVFYEALAKLDLGRQIVVYATPR
- a CDS encoding SPASM domain-containing protein; this translates as MEFTALNRYYKIKNGNILPFSELRKLRPLLVGQDLKIVNDKENIAYAEQLAKRGMEVVPIRKNPIFPGFLKREDFPRRVIMEMTSRCNFLCRMCPQQNLKRPRMDMPGEKYRRIIDEIDVYGIEGLWLYHLGEALLHPEFCENIKHINKKNNLGVIWMSTNGRNFTEEYIKLVLDSNIDFINYSAHAVTERTYNTVAPEGNFSFVQDNLENLYRLKGLSKEPKKPFLHVQMIEQETTKHEVDDFIKKHYLRAEIVSVNMLEYANMPNNVFGAQQRNRAPLSSCVRVSRNDCFVFSNGEVTLCDFAYNGELSLGNINEETLYQIWNGDRRKFILNLNEKKKMSNFEFCSRCTDYDI
- a CDS encoding radical SAM protein; the protein is MEKTKKIILLFPNPIATIPGGLTYVGKRFKKNNFDVKIYINTFRDFKTADELLNEIIEPFDPDIVGFSFATYNVLEVYGLQRNCKEKGYFVIAGGNHPSIMPEECLRNGADLVFRGESETGIDSFCDWYVFGKDMSKRSQIPGVSYIDDSGMLVNNKKELRIKNLDELGEIDFSSIELDKFRVSDGSVKGLNVISCGRGCPFKCSYCSHRDWYEYSKRSADSIIDEMVKRNNLYGIKTFWLSDETFTVDRGHIYDFCKKFRQENLPFKWMVGTRANSVDEKLLLTMKESGLGQITYGIESADPETLLKINKGYTVEQAYEIVNLTGRLGIPMYINLMTGFPWETVVSVENNIRFIKEVDKYVYCFQLYGAVIPYPDTPIYENYHKEFGFTEFWLNPRYQNAGMVIYQNVPNPYKMSTYFQRNLYDDTYVAEDYFFKFKPEYKNAVTKMGFLIGWKSIQAQTDSLVRQYGKYLAGYFSRRLYDLDHNLEKKLVGSLIKVNKVHENRLTGKFIKK
- a CDS encoding formyltransferase family protein, whose product is MKKKRYRCIFLGYLWKLARVIHNSNFVDLLAVGIEPQRKASSDAISYCNRYGLPWFDARNIRENTQFRQYLLSGVDFIVVGAFGQILDRNILESPRYGVLNIHPSLLPAYRGGSPIEQQIIAGERKGGVTLHWLAEEIDAGPIVTAKEVIIRQNDDYQMVLDRSIKAAEKLMRSLLGKPIESWPRVKYQVSKPLQALRTSDDCVIDWSQDAVSINRLVLAEGWKGCVRTELKGGNLVIFKAKAENPLGLKKVSPGTVLEVVPSPLIATGKGTLRLLKWDVALGIRRGQVLPSSMKKIKGSV
- the pseG gene encoding UDP-2,4-diacetamido-2,4,6-trideoxy-beta-L-altropyranose hydrolase, producing MKRILIRVDADEYIGMGHFMRSLALAQECKRVGYQPVFVMSKKCTQAELILEDEGMRIKYLNAGIGSVNDARKVVCLAEALSAGWIVLDGYCFGAEYQKTLKKAGLYLLCIDDYGHASNYYADIIVNQNLTASEKFYCKRKPYSKLLLGTRYVLLRSDFLSWKSHKRVIRTTANRLLVTMGGSDPRNSTTKVIKALLRLKTSMLKVKVVVGALNPNYDKLSRLAVNKIMPLEIIRDSRNMPQLMAWADIAISAAGSTCWELAFMKLPAVVIVTAGNQKKNAEKLGYEDVAINLGEEYKVAIGDISSSVEALMNSYSRRKKMLMKGRSLVGGDGAKKVVKEMLSLVIKTTLMV
- a CDS encoding WbqC family protein; protein product: MNIAMMQPSFIPWQGYFELIYKSDIFVFLDDFQFSVQSYHQRNRLFLTKDKIGWYTVPVKKKVSFKSPLNKTVIDDSPYWRDKILKRLQNNYSAAEHYGEFYPQIERWLHSEFTSLGDMNIAFIKFICDIIGFKRDFRFSSDYPSEFERSSRVLQLLREFKATTYFSAQGSFVYMREDNVFPVKDIKLLFQNFKPSSYKQICSTDCFFPSLSVLDALFNIGPKKMRKYIESGTDKWLSWEDMVALNAVNYYKPSEK